Proteins from a single region of Clupea harengus chromosome 5, Ch_v2.0.2, whole genome shotgun sequence:
- the zmynd10 gene encoding zinc finger MYND domain-containing protein 10 — MDPVLLHGEAEGYVKSLEKLPLKDVGSPRWFRQHEYIEKLNMQAILNASATQEEFVQELFVSFGKIPTLVHEMILIEVWKQNVFPILCQLQDFTPKGTFPLYMVIHHEATVINLLETIMFHQDCCESAEEAILDLVDYCHRKLTLLAGKSARGGTPTGDRITHTPDANQSSLQELQNQSASLEFDISLKALSVLRYITGHVESLSVSVLSRLLRTHNMPCVLVQLVQYCPWSRYTAGKVEKYTDGKWQVVAPHDQVKMTQQDGQLWIAMLNLLLKPECQGKYDYNNFNKSQLHKLQGFLTEVLIDQLPVLGELQRFLSQLALTDPAPPKKDLILEQIPEMWSNIMDANSGKWKAIAKHQVKTAFNPSESDLREQAQRLSQTYNLDLLESLIPEKPKCGSCGAEATKRCSRCQGEWYCNRECQVKNWPKHKPACELMAEATEKLQKELNISA, encoded by the exons ATGGACCCCGTTCTTCTTCATGGAGAGGCTGAGGGTTACGTCAAAAGCCTGGAAAAACTGCCTTTGAAGGATGTCGGCTCTCCAAG gtggttTCGCCAGCACGAATATATTGAGAAACTAAATATGCAGGCTATTCTGAATGCCTCTGCCACTCAAGAGGAATTCGTCCAAGAGCTTTTTGTGTCATTCGGAAAG ATCCCCACGCTGGTGCATGAGATGATTCTCATTGAGGTTTGGAAGCAGAACGTTTTCCCCATCCTCTGTCAGCTACAGGACTTCACGCCCAAAGGCACATTTCCTTTGTACATGGTG ATCCATCATGAAGCCACAGTCATAAACCTTCTGGAGACGATCATGTTCCACCAG GACTGTTGTGAATCGGCAGAGGAAGCCATTCTGGACCTGGTGGATTACTGCCACCGCAAACTCACTCTTCTCGCAGGGAAATCTGCTCGCGGAGGAACCCCCACTGGAGACCGCATCACCCATACTCCTGATGCAAACCAGTCCTCTCTACAG GAGTTGCAGAATCAGAGTGCCAGCCTCGAATTTGACATCTCCCTTAAGGCGCTGTCTGTGTTACGCTACATCACTGGACATGTGGAGAG CTTGAGTGTGAGCGTGCTCAGTAGACTCCTGCGTACCCACAACATGCCCTGTGTGCTGGTGCAGCTGGTGCAGTATTGCCCCTGGAGCCGCTACACTGCAG GGAAAGTGGAGAAGTACACGGATGGGAAGTGGCAGGTGGTGGCCCCTCACGACCAGGTGAAGATGACCCAGCAGGACGGGCAGCTGTGGATCGCCATGCTCAACCTCCTGCTCAAGCCCGAGTGCCAGGGCAAATACGACTACAACAACTTCAACAAGAGCCAGCTCCACAAG ctgCAAGGCTTCCTGACAGAAGTGCTGATTGACCAGTTACCTGTCCTGGGGGAACTCCAGCGCTTTCTCAGCCAGCTGGCGCTCACTGACCCGGCACCCCCAAAGAAAGACCTTATTCTGGAGCAG ATCCCAGAGATGTGGAGCAACATTATGGATGCAAATTCAGGGAAGTGGAAAGCCATCGCCAAGCATCAGGTTAAGACAGCCTTTAACCCCTCGGAGAGTGACCTGCGAGAACAGGCCCAAAG GTTGTCCCAGACTTATAACTTGGATCTTCTGGAGAGTCTGATTCCAGAGAAGCCCAAGTGTGGCTCGTGTGGTGCTGAGGCAACCAAGCGCTGCTCCCGCTGTCAGGGTGAATGGTACTGCAACAG AGAGTGTCAGGTGAAGAACTGGCCTAAACACAAGCCTGCGTGCGAGTTGATGGCTGAAGCCACAGAGAAACTGCAGAAAGAGCTCAACATCAGTGCCTGA
- the LOC105895968 gene encoding ras association domain-containing protein 1: MSAGELIELQDLRAGDRIELTLPSASRTARLERVNAMRLTPGRVPELLSRVRIIRLLGGIAADTQPGEEVGIGVADPKLVEEGGEGHDFQPCSHTQPTWCDLCGDFIWGLYKQSLRCVNCRFTCHYRCRALIKLDCSLDQGSVADQAFITEEEEEEDTIESDTNVDEQIELGKQELTAADIQKKVKEYNAQINSNLFMSSNKDGSYTGFIKVHLKLVRPVSVPPPRKAPSAQDSPGRSKTAAGSALKRRTSFYLPKDTAKHLHISSRTSSREVIQALLKKFTVLDNPAKFALFERSERHDQVYLRKLPDDERPLHLRLCAGPNENVLSLVLRENETGEVNWHAFSQPELQNFVRMLKREEEEHVKQIILRYTRARERLQEALPGSKPG; the protein is encoded by the exons ATGTCAGCAGGAGAGCTGATCGAGCTGCAGGACCTGAGGGCAGGGGACCGCATCGAGCTGACCCTGCCTTCCGCGTCCCGCACCGCGCGCCTGGAGCGGGTCAACGCCATGCGTCTGACCCCCGGGAGGGTTCCGGAGCTGCTGAGTCGCGTGCGGATCATCCGGCTGCTGGGGGGGATCGCTGCAGACACCCAGCCGGGGGAGGAGGTCGGGATCGGGGTGGCCGATCCAAAGTTAgtggaagaggggggagagggccATGACTTCCAGCCCTGCAGCCACACGCAGCCCACCTGGTGCGACCTGTGTGGAGACTTCATCTGGGGCCTGTACAAGCAGAGTCTGCGCTGCGTCA ATTGCAGATTCACATGTCACTACAGATGCCGCGCCCTCATCAAATTGGATTGCAGTTTGGATCAGGGCTCTGTGGCTGACCAAGCATtcatcacagaggaggaggaggaggaggacaccaTAGAATCAGACACAAATGTG GATGAACAGATCGAATTGGGAAAGCAGGAGCTGACAGCTGCAGACATCCAGAAGAAGGTGAAGGAGTACAATGCCCAGATCAACAGCAACCTCTTCATGTCATCG AACAAAGATGGCTCGTACACAGGTTTCATCAAGGTCCATCTGAAGCTGGTGCGCCCTGTGTCCGTGCCTCCACCCAGAAAGGCTCCGTCCGCTCAGGACTCCCCTGGCCGCAGTAAAACAGCAGCTGGGAGCGCCCTGAAGCGGCGCACCTCCTTCTACTTGCCCAAGGACACAGCCAAGCACCTGCACATCAGCTCACGCACCAGCTCCCGCGAGGTCATCCAGGCCCTGCTCAAGAAATTCACCGTGCTGGACAACCCGGCCAAGTTTGCCCTGTTTGAGCGCAGTGAGCGTCACGACCAAG TGTACCTGCGTAAGCTTCCCGATGACGAGCGTCCGCTCCACCTGCGTTTGTGTGCCGGACCCAATGAGAATGTCCTCAGCCTGGTGCTGAGGGAGAACGAGACAGGAGAGGTTAAT TGGCACGCCTTCTCTCAGCCTGAGCTCCAAAACTTCGTCCGCATGCTGAAacgtgaggaagaggagcacgTGAAGCAGATCATTCTGCGCTACACCCGAGCTCGTGAACGCTTACAGGAAGCCCTCCCTGGCTCTAAGCCTGGCTGA
- the tusc2a gene encoding tumor suppressor 2, mitochondrial calcium regulator a, whose product MGGSGSKAKGVWPFGGSGAAGDAASEVIDQSLARQRGLKNATPFVFTRRSSLYYDEDGDLAHEFYEETVVTKNGRKKAKLKRIQKNLIPQGIVRLAHPCIHVDFPVVLCEA is encoded by the exons ATGGGTGGGAGTGGATCGAAAGCCAAAGGTGTGTGGCCCTTTGGTGGGTCAGGGGCTGCAGGCGACGCTGCTAGTGAAGTCATTGACCAGTCTTTGGCACGACAACGGGGATTAAAGAATGCCACCCCATTCGTCTTTACCAGGAGGAG TTCTCTGTACTATGACGAGGATGGTGACCTGGCCCATGAGTTTTATGAGGAGACCGTGGTGACGAAGAATGGCCGTAAGAAAGCCAAACTCAAGAGGATTCAGAAAAATCTCATACCTCAG GGAATTGTGAGGTTGGCTCACCCATGCATCCACGTCGACTTCCCTGTTGTCCTCTGTGAGGCGTAA
- the nprl2 gene encoding GATOR complex protein NPRL2 yields MSKVDPEVDVLVILIFSRNVLLSMGTKSRIECIFFSEFHPTLGPKITYQVPEEYISRELFDTVQVYIITKPELQNKLITVTAMGKKLIGCPVCIEHKKYIRNALIFNLGVVCDAQTKTCALEPIVKKLSGYLTTLELESGFISNEESKQKLLRIMSTLLEDLNATGACTLPIDESNTIHLKLIELRKDPVIVQEYDVPVFTQNKDHFIKAQWDLTTQQILPYIDGYRHIQKISAEADVELNLVRIAVQNLLYYEVVTLVSIFQYSNVYCTTPNVQTLLDDKSLQEECLHYVCKPGQRATLRDVFQLYCGLTPGTTVRDLCSRYSLQLQRVDERKLIQFGLTKDLIRRLQKYPVKVIRDERSRPPRLYTGCHSYDEICCKTGMSYKELDERLENDPNIIICWK; encoded by the exons ATGTCGAAAGTTGACCCGGAAGTTGATGTTCTTGTTATTCTGATATTTTCTAGGAATGTACTACTAAGCATGGGTACAAAAAGTAGGATTGAGTGCATCTTCTTCAGTGAATTTCATCCTACTTTAGGGCCAAAGATTACTTATCAG GTCCCAGAGGAGTACATTTCAAGGGAGCTTTTTGATACAGTACAGGTGTATATCATCACCAAACCAGAATTGCAGAATAAGCTCATCACAGT CACTGCAATGGGGAAGAAGCTAATTGGTTGCCCTGTTTGCATCGAGCACAAGAAATACATCCGGAACGCTCTTATCTTTAACCTGGGTGTGGTATGTGATGCACAGACAAAGACGTGTGCACTGGAACCTATCGTGAAGAAGTTGTCAGGATACCTCACTACACTGGAG CTTGAGAGTGGTTTCATATCAAATGAGGAGAGCAAGCAGAAGCTGTTGCGAATTATGTCCACACTCCTGGAAGACCTCAATGCCACTGGAGCGTGCACCCTACCCATCG ATGAGTCTAATACCATCCACCTTAAGCTAATTGAGCTGAGGAAGGATCCTGTTATTGTGCAGGAGTATGACGTGCCTGTGTTCACACAAAATAAAGACCATTTTATAAAGGCCCAGTGGGATCTTACTACTCAGCAG ATTCTCCCTTACATTGAtggatacagacacatacagaagaTATCAGCCGAGGCAGATGTGGAGCTAAATCTTGTTCGGATAGCAGTTCAGAACTTGCT GTATTATGAAGTGGTTACCTTAGTGTCAATATTTCAG TACTCCAATGTATACTGCACAACCCCAAATGTCCAGACACTTCTTGACGACAAGTCTCTTCAAGAGGAATGCCTGCATTATGTCTGCAAACCAG ggcaGCGAGCTACTCTGAGGGATGTGTTTCAGCTGTATTGTGGTCTGACTCCTGGTACCACAGTTCGAGACCTTTGCTCACGTTACTCTCTGCAGCTGCAAAGGGTTGATGAAAG AAAGCTGATTCAGTTTGGGCTGACCAAGGATCTGATCCGCCGGCTGCAGAAGTACCCAGTGAAAGTCATCAGGGATGAGCGTAGTCGCCCTCCACGCCTCTACACAGGCTGCCATAGCTATGATGAGATATGCTGCAAAACTG GAATGAGCTACAAAGAGCTGGATGAGCGATTGGAGAATGATCCAAACATAATCATCTGCTGGAAATGA